A window of Chryseobacterium shandongense genomic DNA:
TCAGCTTTCAACTTCTGCTGAAGTTTTATTTACAGGTATTAAAGTAATCGACCTTATCGAGCCTTACGCAAAAGGAGGTAAAATTGGTTTGTTCGGTGGTGCCGGTGTAGGTAAAACAGTATTGATCCAGGAGTTGATTAACAATATTGCAAAAGGACACGGAGGTCTTTCAGTTTTCGCCGGAGTAGGTGAAAGAACGAGAGAAGGAAATGACCTTTTAAGAGAGATGTTGGAATCAGGAATCATCAAGTATGGTGAAGATTTCATGCACTCTATGGAAAACGGAGGTTGGGATCTTTCTAAAGTAGATTTGGAAGTAATGAAAGATTCTAAAGCAGCATTCGTTTTCGGACAGATGAATGAGCCACCTGGTGCAAGAGCCAGAGTAGCACTTTCCGGTCTTACATTAGCTGAGTATTACAGAGACGGTGGAGAAAGCGGACAAGGTAGAGACGTACTTTTCTTCGTAGACAACATCTTCCGTTTTACACAGGCTGGTTCTGAGGTATCTGCACTTTTGGGTCGTATGCCTTCTGCGGTAGGTTACCAACCTACACTTGCTTCTGAAATGGGGGCAATGCAGGAAAGAATTACTTCAACTAAAAATGGTTCCATTACTTCAGTACAGGCGGTTTACGTACCTGCGGATGACTTAACTGACCCGGCTCCGGCAACTACGTTTGCTCACTTGGATGCTACAACAGTATTGGATAGAAAAATTGCTTCATTGGGTATTTATCCTGCGGTAGATCCTTTGGCTTCTACTTCAAGAATCCTTGCTCCTGAAGTTATCGGGGAAGAACATTATAACTGTGCTCAGAGAGTAAAAGAAATTCTTCAGAGATACAAAGCGCTTCAGGATATCATCGCCATCCTTGGTATGGAAGAACTTTCCGAAGAAGATAAATCTGTTGTTTACCGTGCAAGAAAAGTTCAGAGATTCTTATCTCAGCCTTTCCACGTAGCAGAACAGTTTACAGGTATTCCGGGATCTTTAGTAGATATTAAAGATACTATCAAAGGATTCAATATGATTATCGATGGTGAATTGGATCACCTACCGGAAGCTGCTTTCAACCTGAAAGGAACTATCGAAGAAGCGATCGAAGCCGGACAAAAAATGTTAGCTGATAACGCATAATAATGCTAATTGCTGATAGCCAACAGCTATTAGCCAAAAGCCAAAAGCAATTAAAATGAATATAAAAATTTTAACACCAGAATACGTAGTTTTTGAAGGAGAAGTAGACTCGGTATTATTGCCTGGAAAAAATGGTGAATTCCACATCATGAAAAACCACGCAGGAATTGTTTCTTCTTTGATCGGTGGTAAAGTGAAATTGTACACGAAATCTGTTGATGAAGCATACAATAAATATTTTACCAAAGAAAATGAGAAAGATTCGGTTTTTTCTTACCCTATCAAAAGCGGTGTTGTAGAATTTAATCATAATAAAGGAATTATCCTTTGTGAATAATTAAATGAAAAGCTAAATATATTTTCAAGAAAGTGTAACTTTGGTTACACTTTTTTTATGTTATGTAAAATCTGGTTTTATGAAGAAGAATTTGATTATCATGTTTACAATTCTGGGTTTTTTGCTTCATGCCCAAACGGTAAAAATCAAAAGAGGAATTGTAACCCTTGAAGGAGTGCATGTTGCCAAAATTTCCAATAAATCCAATGTATATACTTTCATGGATCTTAAAGAAAACCCGATCTATACTGTAGAATTCGTTGATAAAAGTATAGTAGATTCAGTAAGAGATAGTTACATCAAATTAAATAGAATTTATAATAAGGATAAAACGATCGAATTGGATTATATTTCGCCATCAGCGTTTTCAGGAGAAGAAAAATCTGCAGCGTATACCTGTGTAAAAAGCCTGAAAATTATCGATGACAGAGGAATAAATATAAAAAATCTTGATGACCTTTTTAAAAATAATCCGAAAAGAAAACTTGATACTAAAACAAAAGATGCCTATACTACCAGAAGCAAAATTGATAAGTTGAACATAACTGTCAATAATGTTGGTGAGATATTAAGCAACGGAAAACCAGTAGGTTACTTTACAAATCTTCCTGTGAGTTTTGGTTCTGAAGATACTATTACCGATAAAACTTTTGTGGATATTGAAATTTATGATGCCAACAGCAAATACATTGGGAGATATATAACCACCACCAAACAAATAAAAACAGCTGGCGGAAAAACATTTACCCTATACAGGGAAATGTCCGGGCGCGCATCTATTTTGAAGTTTCCAACGTACAAGGCCATCGCAGAAAG
This region includes:
- the atpD gene encoding F0F1 ATP synthase subunit beta; protein product: MANQIKGKISQIIGPVIDVVFTDVEAVPSIYDALEITKDNGEKVVLEVEQHIGEDTVRCIAMDATDGLKRGQDVIGYGNPITMPIGEAVNGRLFNVVGDAIDGLQNISKEGGLPIHREAPKFDQLSTSAEVLFTGIKVIDLIEPYAKGGKIGLFGGAGVGKTVLIQELINNIAKGHGGLSVFAGVGERTREGNDLLREMLESGIIKYGEDFMHSMENGGWDLSKVDLEVMKDSKAAFVFGQMNEPPGARARVALSGLTLAEYYRDGGESGQGRDVLFFVDNIFRFTQAGSEVSALLGRMPSAVGYQPTLASEMGAMQERITSTKNGSITSVQAVYVPADDLTDPAPATTFAHLDATTVLDRKIASLGIYPAVDPLASTSRILAPEVIGEEHYNCAQRVKEILQRYKALQDIIAILGMEELSEEDKSVVYRARKVQRFLSQPFHVAEQFTGIPGSLVDIKDTIKGFNMIIDGELDHLPEAAFNLKGTIEEAIEAGQKMLADNA
- a CDS encoding FoF1 ATP synthase subunit delta/epsilon; translation: MNIKILTPEYVVFEGEVDSVLLPGKNGEFHIMKNHAGIVSSLIGGKVKLYTKSVDEAYNKYFTKENEKDSVFSYPIKSGVVEFNHNKGIILCE